Proteins encoded by one window of Candidatus Nezhaarchaeota archaeon:
- the ilvN gene encoding acetolactate synthase small subunit — MSQKVEPMVIITVVEDRPGVLYKVSSVIRRKGINIDAITVAPTTEAGVSKMTFLVNTDSNTINQLVRQIEKVPTVILVGSSPLKNLHSRELALIKVNVSKPSDKEVIYALTSKFKAQVVEEEAFTMTIEIVGPPSEVTSFINQLKTTTEIVDLARTGPVVLSR, encoded by the coding sequence GTGAGCCAAAAAGTTGAGCCCATGGTAATAATAACGGTAGTTGAAGATAGACCTGGAGTCTTATACAAAGTTAGCTCAGTAATCAGGAGGAAAGGAATCAACATAGACGCAATAACTGTAGCCCCAACAACAGAGGCGGGAGTTTCAAAGATGACATTCTTAGTTAACACCGATTCTAATACCATCAATCAACTTGTGAGACAAATAGAGAAGGTACCTACAGTAATACTGGTGGGCTCAAGCCCCCTCAAGAACCTCCACTCGAGAGAGTTAGCTCTAATAAAGGTGAATGTCTCGAAACCCAGCGATAAGGAGGTAATCTATGCACTTACATCAAAGTTCAAGGCACAAGTAGTCGAAGAAGAGGCCTTCACCATGACGATTGAGATCGTAGGCCCACCATCAGAAGTAACTAGTTTTATAAATCAATTAAAGACTACTACTGAAATTGTGGACCTTGCCCGGACGGGTCCGGTAGTGTTATCGAGGTAG
- a CDS encoding Snf7 family protein, which produces MSKIERFAKKWDKQLKEPVSTKLRSLIIPDAPLKHKIELAMNKLKLQLNKLDQVSARLMERDKKIFEKVVEAFMKHEMDRATLYANELAELRKMNRIILYSKLSLEKVLLRLGTIREVGELVVAMAPAVYVIRNIQSSLAGVLPEAEHELSELGELLNSVVLEAGQVTGQAVTLEASEEAQKILEEAMAIAEQKMREKLPEIPTSTTPLPDKQKTTEVR; this is translated from the coding sequence TTGTCTAAGATAGAGAGGTTCGCCAAGAAATGGGATAAACAGTTAAAGGAGCCTGTGTCAACGAAGCTTAGGTCATTGATCATTCCTGACGCTCCACTAAAGCATAAGATAGAGCTGGCCATGAATAAGCTAAAGCTACAACTGAACAAGCTTGACCAGGTCAGTGCCAGGTTGATGGAGAGAGACAAGAAAATATTCGAGAAGGTTGTTGAGGCCTTCATGAAGCACGAGATGGATAGGGCTACGCTGTACGCCAATGAGCTCGCTGAACTGAGAAAAATGAATAGGATCATCCTCTATAGCAAGCTGTCGCTTGAGAAGGTCCTATTGAGGCTTGGAACCATAAGGGAGGTTGGTGAACTTGTAGTAGCTATGGCCCCTGCAGTCTACGTAATTAGAAACATTCAAAGCAGCTTAGCCGGAGTCTTGCCAGAAGCTGAGCATGAGTTAAGTGAATTGGGTGAGCTGCTTAATAGCGTAGTCCTTGAGGCTGGTCAAGTAACAGGTCAAGCAGTTACGCTTGAAGCATCTGAGGAAGCACAGAAGATCTTGGAGGAGGCCATGGCCATAGCTGAGCAAAAGATGAGGGAGAAGCTACCCGAGATACCCACTTCAACAACGCCTCTACCCGACAAGCAGAAGACGACAGAAGTGAGGTGA
- the ilvD gene encoding dihydroxy-acid dehydratase, which yields MRSREVKEFPDRAPQRSLLKALGLSDDEIERPFIAVVNSYSEIVPGHMHLRSLAEAVKQGVASAGGQPFEVNTIAICDGIAMGHEGMKYSLPSRDVIADSIELVVEAHRFDGMVLICSCDKIVPGMLMAAARINIPSIVVTGGPMMPGDYKGGKITLTKIFEAMGEYAKGLITIEDLKEIENSVCPGAGSCSGMFTANTMACLVEAMGMGLPGTGTAPATSADRLRIARESGKLIVEMVKSELRPRDVMTYEALLNAIVVDVALGGSTNTALHLPAIAHEAGVELTLDDFDKISRIVPQLCAISPNGPYTVYDFHLAGGVMALMSELRNYLNLKALTVTGKTIGDLMEGAHVKNRDVIRSLSNPIMREGGLAVLKGTLAPEGSIVKIAAVPKSMWRFRGVAKVFNSEEEAVSAIKDGVVEEGSVVVIRYEGPKGGPGMREMLTPTSLIVGMGLWDKVALVTDGRFSGATRGLAVGHVSPEAAEGGPIAKVVDGDYIVIDIKERRVDVEFVVSDEERSKKIVVPEKKLKGYLARYSKKALSASKGAIVT from the coding sequence ATACGCAGTAGAGAAGTAAAAGAATTTCCAGATAGAGCACCTCAGCGAAGCCTCCTCAAAGCCTTAGGCCTAAGTGATGATGAAATTGAGAGGCCCTTTATAGCCGTTGTGAACAGCTATTCAGAAATAGTCCCAGGACATATGCATTTAAGGAGCTTAGCTGAAGCTGTAAAGCAGGGAGTTGCTAGTGCTGGTGGTCAGCCTTTTGAGGTTAACACTATAGCGATATGCGACGGCATAGCAATGGGCCACGAAGGCATGAAATATTCATTGCCTTCAAGGGATGTAATAGCTGACTCCATTGAGCTGGTGGTTGAGGCACACAGATTCGACGGCATGGTTCTAATATGTTCCTGCGACAAAATCGTACCCGGAATGTTAATGGCAGCAGCAAGAATTAACATACCCTCAATAGTCGTCACTGGAGGGCCTATGATGCCCGGAGACTACAAAGGAGGAAAAATAACGCTAACAAAGATATTTGAAGCCATGGGCGAGTACGCTAAGGGTCTCATAACTATCGAGGACCTTAAAGAAATAGAAAACAGCGTGTGCCCAGGAGCTGGATCGTGTAGCGGCATGTTCACGGCGAATACCATGGCCTGCTTAGTAGAAGCCATGGGGATGGGGCTCCCGGGGACTGGTACTGCGCCAGCAACATCAGCTGATAGACTTAGAATAGCCAGGGAGTCTGGGAAATTGATAGTTGAAATGGTGAAGAGCGAGCTAAGACCAAGAGATGTGATGACCTATGAGGCCCTCCTAAATGCAATAGTAGTTGATGTAGCGCTAGGTGGCTCGACAAACACTGCACTACATTTACCAGCCATAGCTCATGAAGCAGGCGTAGAGCTTACTCTGGATGATTTCGATAAGATTAGCAGGATTGTGCCACAATTATGTGCGATATCACCTAACGGTCCATACACGGTCTATGACTTTCACCTCGCTGGCGGAGTCATGGCATTAATGTCAGAATTGAGAAATTACCTGAACCTCAAGGCACTAACGGTCACCGGTAAGACCATAGGTGACCTCATGGAGGGAGCTCACGTAAAAAATAGAGATGTGATAAGGAGCTTATCAAACCCAATTATGAGAGAAGGGGGGTTAGCAGTCTTAAAAGGAACATTAGCTCCAGAAGGCTCAATAGTCAAGATAGCTGCCGTGCCTAAATCCATGTGGAGGTTCAGGGGAGTAGCCAAGGTCTTTAACTCAGAAGAGGAGGCGGTTAGTGCAATAAAGGATGGCGTGGTGGAGGAAGGGAGCGTCGTAGTGATAAGATATGAAGGACCTAAGGGTGGACCTGGAATGAGAGAGATGTTAACGCCAACATCACTAATAGTCGGCATGGGCTTGTGGGATAAAGTGGCGTTAGTAACTGATGGGAGGTTTTCAGGCGCCACTAGGGGGTTGGCTGTAGGTCATGTATCACCAGAAGCAGCTGAGGGAGGACCAATAGCTAAGGTTGTCGATGGCGACTACATAGTAATAGACATTAAAGAGAGGAGAGTAGATGTGGAATTCGTGGTGTCAGACGAAGAAAGATCTAAGAAGATTGTAGTCCCCGAAAAGAAGCTTAAAGGATATCTTGCAAGATATTCGAAAAAGGCTCTATCAGCCAGTAAGGGAGCGATAGTAACGTAA
- the ilvB gene encoding biosynthetic-type acetolactate synthase large subunit → MLVSGAEAIVRSLKREGVRVVFGLPGGAILPLYDALYDSDIKHVLGRHEQCVAHMADGFARASGRPGVCIATSGPGATNLVTGIATAYMDSSPIIAITGQVARYMIGKDAFQEADIVGIVTPITKYSFQLTSAREIPRVFKTAFTIATTRRPGPVLIDVPVDVQREQVEIEFTDEMDLKGYNPNPPRVDEDKVKKAAKVLAESERPLILAGGGVKWSGAHEELVKLAELLMAPVATTLMGKGVIAEDHPLSLGMIGMHGKAHANYAVLECDTLLAVGVRFSDRSTGKFDEFAKGAYKIHVDIDSAEINKNVIVDLPIVGDAKEVLRLLIKELIGFQGTKPHSAWINRIKEFKAMFECETEGSVGGGLKPSMVIKTISRLLEPGKSIVTTGVGQNQMWSAIHYIAKSPRSFITSGGLGTMGFGFPAALGAKVACPDKVVVDIDGDGSFLMTEQDLATSVTENIPVIVVILNNSALGMVRQWQHLLYRRRFIASSLGGVPDFVKLAQAFGAEGARPNSYEEFEETFKQAMKSEITTVIDVPISQEERVFPMVLPGRPLSEVLISEPKS, encoded by the coding sequence TTGTTAGTCAGTGGTGCTGAGGCCATAGTCCGCTCCTTAAAGAGGGAGGGGGTTCGTGTTGTCTTCGGATTACCTGGAGGAGCTATACTACCATTATACGACGCTCTCTATGATTCAGACATAAAGCATGTCCTTGGGAGACATGAACAATGTGTAGCTCACATGGCTGATGGCTTTGCAAGGGCTAGTGGAAGACCTGGAGTGTGCATCGCCACATCCGGTCCAGGGGCTACGAACCTAGTCACTGGCATCGCAACTGCATACATGGATAGTTCCCCCATCATAGCAATTACTGGTCAAGTTGCAAGGTACATGATAGGTAAAGACGCTTTTCAAGAAGCAGACATTGTCGGTATTGTAACTCCAATTACAAAGTACAGTTTTCAGCTTACATCCGCCAGAGAGATACCGCGTGTATTCAAGACTGCCTTTACCATAGCCACGACGAGAAGACCTGGACCCGTCTTAATAGATGTGCCGGTCGATGTTCAGAGGGAACAAGTTGAGATCGAATTTACTGATGAGATGGACCTAAAAGGTTACAACCCCAATCCACCAAGAGTTGATGAAGATAAAGTTAAGAAAGCTGCTAAAGTCTTGGCTGAATCAGAGAGGCCCCTCATACTAGCTGGCGGCGGTGTAAAATGGTCTGGAGCTCATGAAGAGCTTGTAAAACTGGCTGAACTGCTAATGGCACCCGTAGCTACAACATTGATGGGCAAGGGGGTGATAGCTGAAGACCATCCACTATCACTGGGAATGATCGGAATGCACGGCAAGGCGCACGCAAACTATGCAGTCCTAGAGTGCGACACCCTACTAGCTGTGGGGGTGAGGTTCTCGGATAGGTCAACAGGCAAATTCGATGAATTCGCTAAAGGTGCCTACAAGATTCACGTGGACATAGACTCAGCCGAGATAAACAAGAACGTCATAGTCGATCTGCCCATAGTAGGGGATGCAAAGGAGGTCTTAAGACTTCTAATAAAGGAGCTCATAGGGTTTCAAGGTACTAAACCTCACAGTGCATGGATCAACAGGATTAAGGAGTTTAAAGCCATGTTTGAGTGTGAGACTGAAGGGTCCGTAGGCGGGGGGCTCAAACCATCAATGGTGATAAAGACGATTAGCAGGCTGTTAGAGCCTGGCAAGTCAATAGTCACGACGGGTGTAGGTCAGAATCAAATGTGGTCTGCAATACACTACATAGCTAAATCGCCTAGATCATTCATAACTTCAGGTGGCTTAGGGACCATGGGATTCGGTTTTCCAGCAGCCTTAGGAGCTAAAGTAGCCTGCCCAGATAAGGTAGTAGTGGACATAGATGGCGATGGGAGCTTCCTAATGACAGAACAAGACCTAGCAACCTCAGTCACTGAAAACATCCCAGTGATAGTGGTCATCTTGAACAACAGCGCTCTGGGCATGGTGAGGCAGTGGCAACATTTGCTTTACAGGAGAAGGTTCATAGCGAGCAGCTTGGGGGGAGTTCCAGACTTTGTGAAGTTAGCCCAGGCATTTGGAGCTGAAGGTGCAAGACCTAATTCGTATGAAGAGTTTGAGGAGACCTTTAAGCAAGCTATGAAGAGTGAAATCACGACGGTTATAGATGTCCCCATATCACAAGAGGAGAGGGTCTTCCCAATGGTATTACCAGGAAGGCCTCTATCCGAGGTGTTGATCAGTGAGCCAAAAAGTTGA
- a CDS encoding ATP-binding protein: protein MVAGELERVALKYVEEAAKYEREGLRDKAAERYSKASEILLKLVKLYPDYPLNRIYIERAQMYQERVKQLQVGFVPSYELSLNRTSAEDVLDDFQLLKDRPNVNWSDVIGLEHVKEALRRAIVLPTKVNPEKLPLGWPTGILLFGPPGCGKTLIVAALASELDAHFFHVDPSQVMSKWLGESEKNIARLFEVARQRSSRRRPSIIFIDEIDALTGIYSNEVGGEARMRGQLLKEMDGLHCKGKRLYLYVIGATNKPWLLDQAFLRRFEKRIYVPPPDFKARIELLKHYTRGFKLAKNVDFEQLALRTEGYTAHDIEEVCREVQFKLIEEINEASGGDLREVHMADFLEVISKRRPSVSSEQVKKYVEWYEKFGAN from the coding sequence ATGGTAGCTGGCGAACTTGAGAGAGTTGCTTTAAAGTATGTTGAAGAAGCTGCAAAGTATGAGAGGGAGGGACTGAGAGATAAAGCAGCTGAGAGGTACTCTAAAGCTAGCGAAATTCTACTTAAGCTCGTCAAGCTTTACCCAGATTACCCATTAAACAGGATATACATTGAGAGAGCTCAAATGTATCAAGAAAGAGTCAAACAGCTTCAAGTGGGTTTCGTACCAAGCTATGAGCTGAGTCTTAATAGAACGAGTGCAGAAGACGTCCTAGATGATTTTCAGCTTCTAAAAGATAGACCAAACGTGAATTGGAGCGACGTCATCGGCTTAGAGCATGTAAAGGAGGCCCTAAGAAGGGCTATAGTGCTTCCAACTAAAGTTAACCCTGAGAAGTTGCCTTTAGGGTGGCCCACAGGCATACTACTGTTTGGACCACCTGGTTGCGGCAAAACGTTAATAGTTGCTGCTTTAGCATCAGAGCTCGATGCTCACTTCTTCCATGTAGATCCTTCGCAAGTGATGTCTAAGTGGCTTGGTGAGAGTGAGAAGAATATAGCTAGGCTCTTTGAGGTTGCTCGTCAGAGGTCTTCAAGACGGAGGCCTTCGATAATATTCATAGATGAGATCGATGCCTTAACTGGCATATACAGCAACGAGGTTGGTGGGGAGGCTAGGATGAGGGGCCAGCTGCTTAAGGAGATGGATGGGCTACATTGCAAAGGAAAGCGGCTTTACTTGTATGTTATAGGAGCAACGAATAAGCCATGGCTGCTCGATCAGGCGTTCTTAAGAAGGTTTGAGAAGAGGATATACGTACCACCCCCCGACTTCAAAGCAAGAATTGAGCTGTTAAAGCACTACACGAGAGGGTTTAAGTTAGCGAAGAATGTTGACTTTGAGCAATTGGCCCTACGAACCGAGGGGTACACAGCCCACGATATTGAGGAGGTGTGTAGAGAGGTTCAGTTTAAACTCATAGAGGAGATTAATGAGGCGTCGGGTGGAGATCTCAGAGAGGTCCACATGGCAGACTTCCTGGAGGTCATAAGTAAGAGGAGGCCATCAGTAAGCTCTGAGCAAGTCAAGAAGTACGTAGAATGGTATGAGAAGTTTGGGGCCAATTAA
- a CDS encoding Snf7 family protein, whose amino-acid sequence MPPLWRKLGKAPLKERIYQALKVLNAQHRRLQQLVARLHERDKELFNSCAMAKAWGDELHAVLYANELAELRKLTKTVMASSLAIEQVILRLETIEQLGDAMVQLGPVVKIIQSLRGQLTNIIPEVALELDNVNKMLGSILIEVGEPKEAEIVASEEAMKVLKEAEVVAEQRLREKLPELPTPAAEKLPVVVSSSVPAEKIKEGLEEKLLDYIKKHGGELMISKCATDLNTTPQEIRRALDKLASEGKIKTI is encoded by the coding sequence GTGCCGCCCTTATGGCGCAAGCTGGGGAAAGCTCCACTTAAAGAGAGAATCTATCAAGCCCTTAAGGTACTTAATGCTCAGCATAGAAGGCTCCAGCAATTAGTGGCCAGGCTTCACGAAAGGGATAAGGAGCTCTTCAATTCTTGTGCCATGGCAAAGGCGTGGGGTGACGAGCTCCATGCTGTTCTTTACGCTAATGAGCTAGCTGAATTGAGGAAACTAACTAAGACTGTTATGGCTAGCAGCTTGGCGATAGAGCAGGTCATATTGAGGCTTGAGACCATAGAGCAGCTTGGCGATGCTATGGTGCAGCTAGGGCCCGTTGTAAAGATAATTCAGAGCTTGAGGGGGCAGCTAACAAACATAATACCTGAAGTGGCGCTAGAGCTAGACAATGTTAATAAAATGCTCGGCAGTATACTTATAGAGGTTGGTGAGCCTAAGGAAGCTGAGATTGTTGCTAGCGAAGAAGCGATGAAGGTCCTAAAGGAAGCTGAGGTAGTTGCAGAGCAGAGACTTAGAGAGAAGTTGCCTGAGCTCCCGACTCCTGCAGCAGAAAAGTTGCCTGTAGTAGTTTCAAGCTCAGTGCCAGCCGAGAAGATTAAAGAGGGTCTTGAAGAGAAGCTCTTGGATTACATCAAAAAGCACGGAGGAGAGCTCATGATAAGCAAGTGTGCAACAGACCTCAACACAACACCTCAAGAGATTAGAAGGGCTCTCGATAAATTAGCCTCCGAGGGTAAGATAAAGACCATTTAA
- a CDS encoding glycosyltransferase family 2 protein — protein sequence MGVLEAYILATVTFVSATLVAEIFIFLYSHFKLRTCGASTNPLRINDRDFNSPSLSIIVPAYREGERLIHALESLSALTYPKDRLQVILALEPDDHETITFLESIGVRCNVSSWISENTWRNMRVTIAFNQSGTKSKPAAINCALKHATGDIVAICDAEDVFEPNIAAIATSILEKDKLVAAVQFARLIHNPHEGGILTKAQQAQLVLSTYYFAPAAAKFTGVPPLLGSVYFVYRHVLEGVGGWDPKAPTEDLELTLKLSKAGYKIVFVEAPLVYTLAVTSVRGLFRQRERWIRGMLLLTGRFLVQLKSTWPLFIIYVLLPVAGLIGWSWLILGLVFGLNPILQLLMIPLFLSVLSYALKVLLSGGEVKTIPILIALEAISELLAVYRLMTSPWKWTKTRCNE from the coding sequence ATGGGGGTTCTAGAAGCTTACATTTTAGCAACAGTTACTTTTGTGAGTGCAACTTTAGTAGCGGAGATCTTCATCTTCTTATACTCCCACTTTAAGTTGAGGACGTGTGGAGCTTCTACGAACCCGTTAAGAATTAATGATCGAGACTTTAATTCACCTTCTCTATCAATCATAGTCCCAGCTTATAGAGAGGGTGAGAGACTGATTCACGCATTAGAATCCTTGTCTGCACTTACATATCCGAAGGATAGGCTACAAGTGATATTGGCTTTAGAGCCCGATGATCACGAGACCATAACATTCCTAGAAAGCATTGGTGTGAGATGTAACGTTTCCTCATGGATCTCCGAGAACACGTGGAGAAATATGCGGGTCACCATAGCTTTTAATCAGAGTGGCACTAAAAGTAAGCCAGCAGCTATTAACTGTGCATTGAAGCACGCTACTGGCGATATAGTAGCCATATGCGATGCGGAAGATGTCTTTGAACCTAACATAGCTGCCATAGCAACATCAATACTTGAAAAGGATAAGCTCGTGGCAGCTGTACAATTTGCTAGACTCATCCACAATCCCCATGAGGGGGGTATCCTAACTAAAGCACAGCAAGCACAATTAGTATTATCCACATACTACTTCGCACCTGCTGCTGCAAAGTTTACTGGTGTTCCTCCACTCCTTGGTTCTGTATATTTTGTATACAGACATGTATTGGAGGGGGTGGGTGGATGGGACCCTAAAGCTCCGACTGAAGACCTTGAATTAACACTTAAGCTTTCTAAGGCTGGATACAAGATAGTCTTCGTTGAAGCGCCATTAGTGTACACATTAGCCGTTACTAGTGTACGAGGACTCTTCAGGCAGAGAGAGCGGTGGATCAGGGGAATGTTGCTGTTAACTGGAAGGTTCTTAGTACAGTTAAAGAGCACGTGGCCACTCTTCATAATTTATGTCCTCTTGCCGGTTGCTGGGCTAATTGGATGGTCTTGGCTAATATTGGGTCTGGTTTTTGGCCTTAATCCAATCCTGCAATTGCTAATGATACCACTATTTCTTTCAGTTCTATCATATGCATTGAAGGTTTTGCTTAGTGGGGGGGAGGTTAAGACCATACCCATATTGATAGCACTAGAAGCTATCTCAGAGTTGCTTGCAGTCTATAGGCTAATGACGTCACCATGGAAGTGGACGAAAACTAGATGTAACGAGTAA
- a CDS encoding CdvA-like protein: MSEFTVVDFIKYISKQVRDPYGRVVGKIAAFISDTLSNIKTVVLERGDGEYDSCSTECVVIENDIIKVLSMLKVEASKITRELELAWKKNLALQELLEKREITQDVYEHFKVQYDATLKELKAKAVEIVNNIKARVSELDSQLKVLSLASTSAKVSFRIGEISEAHFNAIMNMIQTGMSRINSEKRDLEASVTALEKLLTSPPELPKAGKEEVEGGPQALVVRIRE, translated from the coding sequence ATGTCTGAGTTTACGGTTGTCGATTTCATTAAATATATAAGCAAACAGGTAAGGGATCCCTACGGTAGGGTTGTTGGAAAGATAGCAGCCTTCATTAGTGATACTCTCAGCAACATAAAGACAGTGGTTCTAGAGCGCGGTGATGGGGAGTACGATAGTTGCTCAACAGAGTGTGTTGTCATAGAGAATGATATCATTAAAGTTCTCTCAATGTTAAAGGTTGAAGCGAGTAAGATAACTCGTGAGCTAGAGCTTGCATGGAAGAAGAATTTAGCCCTTCAAGAGCTTTTAGAAAAGAGGGAGATAACTCAAGATGTGTATGAGCACTTCAAGGTACAGTACGATGCTACCCTCAAGGAGTTGAAGGCTAAGGCCGTCGAGATCGTAAATAATATCAAAGCCAGGGTATCGGAGCTAGACTCTCAACTGAAGGTATTGAGCCTTGCCTCAACAAGTGCGAAGGTATCGTTTAGGATAGGTGAGATCAGTGAGGCTCACTTCAACGCAATAATGAACATGATTCAAACTGGGATGAGTAGGATAAACAGTGAGAAGAGGGATTTGGAGGCATCAGTAACTGCGCTTGAAAAGCTTTTAACATCACCGCCTGAGCTTCCAAAAGCTGGAAAAGAAGAGGTGGAAGGAGGGCCTCAAGCTCTAGTAGTGCGCATTAGAGAGTAA
- the purB gene encoding adenylosuccinate lyase, translating into MSILPIDSGRYGSEEMRRIFTEEARLQRMLDVEAALARASAKFGLIPTEAAEVISERANTKYVRLERVKEIEAKIRHDVMAVVEALAEVCGEYGGYVHVGATSYDIVDTAMALQLKDALFIIEARLKELCQLLCNLAVKYKEVVMVGRTHGQHALPITLGFKFAVWASEFSRHIERLIEAKKRVLVGKMSGAVGTMAGFMGKGLEIQEEVMRLLGLRPATISTQIVQRDRLAELISLFAIIASSLDCIATEIRNLQRPEIMELAEGFGEEQVGSSTMPHKQNPIDCENVSSLAKLMRSLVIPALENIPLWHERDLTNSANERFIIPESCIILDEMLRRTIRVLKGLRVYPENMRRNLELTKGRIMSEAIMIALTMKGMSRQEAHRLLREITLRSTVKDVHISELLKSDPRLKKLMSDEEIERLLKPENYLGETYRLIDMAVREALSVISRI; encoded by the coding sequence ATGAGCATCTTACCAATAGACTCGGGAAGATATGGTAGTGAGGAGATGAGGAGAATCTTCACTGAAGAAGCTAGACTTCAAAGAATGCTTGATGTTGAAGCCGCCTTAGCTAGAGCTAGTGCCAAGTTCGGACTCATACCCACCGAAGCCGCTGAGGTAATATCCGAGAGAGCTAATACGAAGTACGTAAGGCTTGAAAGGGTTAAGGAGATCGAGGCCAAGATACGGCATGACGTAATGGCTGTTGTAGAGGCGCTAGCAGAGGTCTGTGGAGAGTATGGCGGCTATGTTCATGTTGGCGCTACGAGCTATGACATAGTTGATACTGCCATGGCCCTCCAACTTAAAGATGCTCTCTTCATAATTGAAGCTAGACTTAAGGAGTTATGTCAATTGTTGTGTAACTTAGCGGTGAAGTACAAGGAGGTAGTGATGGTCGGAAGAACTCATGGACAACATGCTCTACCGATAACATTGGGCTTTAAGTTCGCTGTATGGGCATCAGAATTCTCAAGGCATATTGAGAGGCTTATTGAAGCTAAGAAGAGGGTGCTCGTAGGAAAGATGTCTGGTGCTGTTGGGACCATGGCCGGCTTCATGGGTAAGGGGCTGGAGATTCAAGAAGAGGTCATGAGGTTGCTTGGCTTAAGACCAGCAACAATATCAACCCAAATAGTTCAGAGAGATAGATTAGCAGAGTTAATAAGCCTCTTTGCCATCATAGCATCAAGCTTAGACTGTATAGCCACAGAAATAAGAAATCTTCAAAGACCTGAGATAATGGAGTTAGCTGAGGGGTTCGGTGAAGAGCAGGTTGGAAGCTCAACGATGCCTCATAAGCAGAACCCCATAGATTGCGAGAACGTGTCGAGCCTGGCTAAGCTTATGAGAAGCCTCGTAATACCTGCACTAGAGAACATACCGCTATGGCATGAAAGGGATTTAACGAACTCAGCTAATGAGCGTTTCATAATACCGGAGTCATGCATCATACTCGATGAAATGTTACGAAGAACGATAAGGGTGCTGAAAGGCCTTCGTGTATATCCTGAGAACATGAGGAGGAACCTCGAGTTAACTAAGGGCAGGATAATGAGCGAAGCAATCATGATAGCGTTGACGATGAAGGGTATGAGTAGGCAAGAGGCTCATAGGCTACTTAGAGAGATAACACTGAGATCAACAGTTAAGGATGTCCACATCTCTGAATTACTAAAAAGTGATCCAAGACTCAAGAAGTTGATGAGTGATGAAGAGATCGAGAGGTTATTGAAGCCGGAGAATTACCTTGGAGAAACCTACAGGCTAATAGACATGGCAGTTAGAGAGGCCCTAAGCGTGATTTCGAGGATTTAG
- the ilvC gene encoding ketol-acid reductoisomerase, with amino-acid sequence MARIYRENEIDESILKGPVIAVVGYGSQGRAQALNLRDSGFNVVVGLRRGGKSWSLASSEGFQVYEIPEAVERGDVILFLIPDTEQPTVYEEYIKPRLSQGKSLCFAHGFNVHYEVIKPPKNVDVFMVAPKSPGAKVREMYLQGKGVPALVAVYNDYSGKALQKALAIAKGIGCAKAGVIETTFKEETETDLIGEQCVLVGGLMELIKKGFEVLVEEGYQPEVAYFEVCNEAKLIMDLIYAGGLTGMLRGVSETARYGGLTVGPKVIDERVKENMRKAVQRVRDGSFAKEWIEECATGRKRLAALMKVMESHKLEIVGKEMRKLAGIES; translated from the coding sequence ATGGCGAGGATATACAGAGAAAACGAAATAGATGAGAGTATCCTTAAAGGCCCTGTTATAGCTGTCGTGGGCTATGGAAGTCAAGGGAGAGCACAGGCATTGAATTTGAGGGACAGCGGCTTTAATGTTGTAGTAGGGCTAAGAAGAGGTGGAAAATCCTGGAGCTTAGCTTCATCAGAGGGCTTCCAAGTCTATGAAATACCCGAGGCAGTCGAAAGAGGAGACGTGATATTATTCCTCATACCAGACACGGAGCAGCCAACCGTGTATGAAGAGTACATTAAGCCTAGGTTGAGCCAAGGCAAAAGTCTTTGCTTCGCTCATGGATTTAACGTGCACTATGAAGTCATAAAGCCCCCCAAGAACGTCGACGTGTTCATGGTAGCGCCCAAGAGCCCCGGGGCAAAGGTTAGGGAAATGTATCTTCAAGGCAAGGGGGTCCCAGCATTAGTAGCCGTCTACAATGACTACTCAGGTAAGGCACTCCAAAAGGCTCTAGCAATAGCTAAAGGCATTGGCTGTGCAAAAGCAGGCGTTATAGAGACGACTTTCAAGGAGGAGACTGAAACCGACCTCATAGGTGAGCAGTGCGTGCTTGTTGGAGGATTAATGGAGTTAATAAAGAAGGGCTTTGAGGTCCTCGTTGAAGAGGGGTATCAGCCTGAAGTAGCTTACTTCGAAGTCTGTAATGAAGCGAAGCTCATAATGGACCTGATATATGCAGGTGGCTTAACCGGCATGCTTAGAGGTGTAAGTGAAACAGCTAGATATGGCGGCTTAACCGTGGGACCCAAGGTGATAGATGAGCGTGTCAAAGAGAACATGAGGAAGGCTGTGCAACGAGTTCGTGATGGCTCCTTCGCTAAAGAATGGATTGAAGAGTGTGCAACAGGGAGGAAGAGACTTGCAGCTCTCATGAAGGTTATGGAATCTCATAAGCTTGAGATCGTTGGTAAAGAGATGAGGAAGCTGGCTGGCATAGAGAGCTGA